One region of Primulina tabacum isolate GXHZ01 chromosome 1, ASM2559414v2, whole genome shotgun sequence genomic DNA includes:
- the LOC142518846 gene encoding uncharacterized protein LOC142518846, with amino-acid sequence MFEHQGRQARQAAIRTIMNMRMKPGTPVRDHMLALIAQFNVAEVLGAEIKSETQVDMALETLPEMFSQFKVSYNMNKLNMSLTELMKELQNAENVLKTKTGDAFVVVSAGPSYSKPKGKNGNKRKKPNKKGPQQNEKKVKVDGKPKGKCFHCGEKGHWKRNYQGYLASKKQASGVPSNQKSQ; translated from the exons ATGTTTGAGCATCAAGGACGTCAGGCACGACAAGCAGCCATTAGAACCATTATGAACATGCGCATGAAACCTGGGACGCCCGTGAGAGATCATATGCTTGCATTGATCGCTCAGTTTAACGTGGCTGAGGTGTTAGGGGCTGAAATCAAATCAGAGACTCAGGTTGACATGGCACTTGAGACTCTCCCTGAGATGTTCTCACAGTTTAAAGTCAGCTATAACATGAATAAGCTAAACATGTCCCTGACTGAGCTGATGAAGGAACtccaaaatgctgaaaatgtTCTTAAGACTAAAACTGGTGATGCATTTGTTGTTGTTTCTGCTGGGCCGTCTTATTCCAAGCCGAAAGGTAAAAATGGGAATAAAAGGAAGAAGCCCAACAAGAAGGGTCCACAACAAAATGAAAAGAAGGTCAAGGTAGATGGCAAGCCTAAGGGAAAATGTTTCCATTGCGGAGAAAAGGGTCATTGGAAGAGAAACTACCAAGGATATCTAGCTTCCAAGAAGCAGGCTAGTG GGGTTCCAAGTAACCAGAAGTCTCAATGA